A portion of the Gossypium arboreum isolate Shixiya-1 chromosome 8, ASM2569848v2, whole genome shotgun sequence genome contains these proteins:
- the LOC108460493 gene encoding UDP-glucuronic acid decarboxylase 2-like — MGSELIYRGSETQPSSDSYSPKPVKPWASVTRPIHYLLREQRLLFVFIGIAIATLIFTVFPTSPAPYVAPHSRFTTLIPDSITYFPIETQQKFSSAHRLGFGSANPTGKIPLGLKRKGLRIVVTGGAGFVGSHLVDRLIARGDSVIVVDNFFTGRKQNVMHHFGNPNFELIRHDVVEPLLLEVDQIYHLACPASPVHYKFNPVKTIKTNVVGTLNMLGLAKRVGARFLLTSTSEVYGDPLQHPQKETYWGNVNPIGVRSCYDEGKRTAETLTMDYHRGAGVEVRIARIFNTYGPRMCIDDGRVVSNFVAQALRKEPLTVYGDGKQTRSFQYVSDLVEGLMRLMEGEHIGPFNLGNPGEFTMLELAEVVQETIDPNAKIEFRPNTEDDPHKRKPDISRAKELIGWEPKVSLRKGLPLMVSDFRQRIFGDHKEGSNTNNASSS, encoded by the exons ATGGGGTCGGAGCTGATTTATAGAGGCTCTGAGACCCAGCCTTCTTCAGATTCATATTCGCCCAAACCCGTAAAACCATGGGCCTCCGTCACCCGCCCCATCCATTACCTCCTCCGTGAACAACGCCTCCTCTTCGTCTTCATCGGCATTGCGATCGCCACCCTGATTTTCACCGTCTTCCCAACTTCACCCGCTCCGTACGTCGCTCCTCATAGCCGCTTCACCACCCTGATCCCCGATTCCATCACCTACTTCCCCATCGAGACCCAACAGAAGTTCTCCTCCGCGCACCGCCTCGGGTTCGGGTCGGCCAACCCGACAGGCAAGATCCCGTTGGGGCTGAAGCGGAAAGGTTTAAGAATCGTGGTAACGGGCGGAGCCGGGTTCGTGGGATCCCACCTCGTGGACCGTCTGATTGCCAGAGGAGACAGCGTGATCGTCGTTGATAATTTCTTCACCGGAAGGAAACAGAACGTGATGCACCACTTCGGCAACCCCAACTTCGAGCTTATCCGACACGACGTCGTTGAACCGTTGCTGTTGGAAGTTGACCAAATCTATCATCTCGCTTGCCCAGCTTCCCCAGTTCATTACAAATTCAATCCCGTGAAAACTATC AAGACAAATGTGGTGGGAACATTGAACATGTTAGGCCTGGCAAAAAGAGTAGGTGCTAGGTTCTTGTTGACCAGTACAAGCGAAGTCTATGGAGATCCACTGCAACATCCTCAGAAAGAAACTTATTGGGGCAACGTCAATCCCATCG GTGTCCGAAGCTGTTACGATGAGGGAAAGCGTACTGCTGAAACGTTGACCATGGACTATCACCGCGGAGCCGGCGTCGAG GTTAGGATTGCCAGAATTTTCAATACTTATGGACCACGTATGTGCATAGACGATGGTCGTGTTGTTAGCAATTTCGTAGCTCAG GCCTTAAGGAAGGAGCCATTGACTGTGTATGGTGATGGTAAGCAGACAAGGAGTTTTCAATATGTTTCTGATCTG GTGGAGGGTCTGATGCGGTTGATGGAAGGGGAACATATTGGACCTTTTAATCTTGGAAATCCAGGAGAATTTACCATGCTTGAGCTTGCCGAG GTGGTTCAAGAAACGATTGACCCGAATGCAAAGATAGAGTTCAGACCCAACACAGAAGATGATCCACACAAGAGGAAGCCTGATATCTCAAGAGCCAAAGAGCTAATTGGTTGGGAACCCAAGGTGTCGCTTCGAAAGGGTCTCCCTCTAATGGTTTCGGACTTCCGGCAACGTATATTTGGTGACCATAAGGAGGGCAGCAACACCAACAATGCATCATCATCTTAA
- the LOC108460494 gene encoding mitochondrial zinc maintenance protein 1, mitochondrial isoform X1: MVRGKALSAYRALLRATRKSFAGDTLMLNASAVEVRQKFEANRHVTSEPEIQKLLEQAREASHFVSTVIVQAKLNERGGYEVKPSKEHAGATLEIPSEEIIRKSASQSKQ; this comes from the exons ATGGTAAGAGGAAAAGCACTAAGCGCGTATAGGGCTCTTCTAAGAGCCACCCGCAAATCATTTGCCGGCGACACCTTGATGTTGAACGCCTCTGCCGTTGAGGTTCGTCAGAAATTTGAAGCCAATCGTCATGTCACCTCGGAGCCTGAGATCCAGAAACTCCTCGAGCAAGCACGGGAGGCCTCCCATTTCGTTTCCACCGTGATTGTTCAAGCCAAGCTCAACGAACGCGGCGGCTACG AGGTGAAGCCGAGTAAGGAGCATGCAGGAGCTACTTTGGAGATTCCTTCCGAAGAGATCATCAGAAAATCTGCATCACAGTCTAAACAATGA
- the LOC108460494 gene encoding mitochondrial zinc maintenance protein 1, mitochondrial isoform X2 encodes MVRGKALSAYRALLRATRKSFAGDTLMLNASAVEVRQKFEANRHVTSEPEIQKLLEQAREASHFVSTVIVQAKLNERGGYVKVRHDKRCC; translated from the exons ATGGTAAGAGGAAAAGCACTAAGCGCGTATAGGGCTCTTCTAAGAGCCACCCGCAAATCATTTGCCGGCGACACCTTGATGTTGAACGCCTCTGCCGTTGAGGTTCGTCAGAAATTTGAAGCCAATCGTCATGTCACCTCGGAGCCTGAGATCCAGAAACTCCTCGAGCAAGCACGGGAGGCCTCCCATTTCGTTTCCACCGTGATTGTTCAAGCCAAGCTCAACGAACGCGGCGGCTACG TTAAGGTTCGTCATGATAAGCGCTGTTGCTGA